The window TGCAGGAACACGCACCCAGATAGGTGAGTGGATGACCGGCTGCTTGCTTGTTGTGTAATTTGGATGCTCTGCAGTGAAGTGCGTTCAGTTTTTTACTGAATTAATATGTATGTGAACTAGGGAATTTGCGGAGGAAGCAGATAAGGCATCAATGAGGATTTACGAGCATCTTCAAGTAAGGTCTATAACATAAATGGCATATGTGAAAAAGGAGAGACCAGACACCAGAGTGAAATGACCAAACCAGAACTGTAACATTTCATTTTCTGTGATTTTCTGCAGTACCTGAACACAAATACTACTTTATACAACGCGATACTAAAAGCTGAGAGTGAAGGTGCCCTGCTCTCAGAGGAATCTCGGAAGGCAGCAAATAACTTGCGTGTCGACTTTGAGAAAGGAGGGATTCATCTTCCTAAAGGTTGCCATACTGACAGTTATATTCCGTTGCTTCTTGTCAGTTTTAATTTGAATTAGAAACATAATGCTCTACCATTGCAGATAAACTCGAGCGTGTTAATCAGCTGAACCTTGCAATTGCGCATCTGGGTAGAAAGTAGGTACCATTGGACACTGGCCGTTGCTAAGCTCAGTACTATTTCCACTGTTGAACTATCCATATTGACTTTGCATTCCATGTTGTAGTTGCACACCTCCTACTTGACTATCAGCAAGTGATTTCATTGTTTAGTGGCATTACTTGTTGGTAAGCATCTTTAATGTTGAGTTCCCACTAACCAATGTCATGCTTACGTTTTGATTATATATTTCTTGTAGCTTGTTTGTTAAGTTCGTTGACTGATTAAAGCCTGATATTTGGATCTTCTAATTATTTTCTTCAAATGCTTACCTAGATATTGCTAATACAAGCGCTTCAGCGGCATCATACTATTAAAGATGAGGGTTAAATTGCACACTTGGTTTGTTATCATTGGTTTATTTGATGGAACCCCATGATGGTTTCCCTTCCTTTTCCAGCAATGTTGAAAACAAGAAATAAACTGTTGGTTCTAAGTATATTTGCTTCATTGCACAACAATTCTGCTTTCACCTATTCATAATTAATCTTTATGAGCAATACGACTATTCTAAATAGCTACAGAACCTGCTAACTTTACATTTTTTTGTCAGTTTAACCACATTTCTCCCTTCTGTGCTTGTAGCATTCATGTTGTGGTCCCTCTCCAGTATATTTCTGTTATACCTTTTCTTTACCGAGTTGAATCTTTGCACTGCATTTAGCTTGACGATTCAATTTGGAAAATTACCTGTAACTGTTATGCTCTTTCTTGTTGCTCTGTCAGGTTCAATGAAAATGTTATGAACAAACCAGGTTTTGTGGATATATATCCAGCTTCGCGTATTCCAAGGAATATACAACATAATTTCAAACCTATTAGTCGTTTTAAACCTAGGGGTGTTGAAGAACAGAGCAATGCAATGAACGCTACAAGGCAAAAGGGTGTAAGGATAGTGACAGACTCAGGATCTGTATCATCAGCACTGAGATGGGCTTCGGATGAGGAGGTATGTTCCTTTTGTTCCACTCATAAGCATTGCAAAACTTCCTTACATCCTTATATTTGCATGACGTAAACATACATATCCATAGGGGTGTCCAAAACCTGTTTGACCTCAATCCATTCAAACCATCAGTTCAATTTTTTCTACTATCTCGGTTACTTCCGTGGTGAGCAGTGAAGGCAAATGAACTATCTTACTGTTTGCACGTTTTCATGGGTTGATCTCAACTCGTTTTTGAATACCCATACATGTTCATGATATTTTTAGCAATGTTTGGATTTTTTGTGCTCACTTATTTATTCTACGTGGAAATATCTTATCCATTTTTTGGTCTAGCTATTTATCTTTCCTACCCTTTTGATGCAATATTTGTATAGCTATAATGTATGTCATCACACTTATGCTAGTAGCATTCTAACTGTTCCAAAATTTCCAAAGGTCAGGAGACAGGTATATGTTGTAGGAAACTCTGAACCTCGTGAAAACATTGGTGTTCTTGACGAACTTATAGATGCTCGTGATGAGTTTGCAAAGGTAAATGCATTTTTCTATATCATAGAGTATATTTAGAGGCAACCTGATGCTAATGTTTTAACATCTTTGTGCTAAACTTCACTTGATGGTGCGCATGGTAAACTTACGATCTGAATACGGTGATGACGTTTAAGCTTTGGTTAGGTTTTCTAGCAGTCTAGATTAGTCAACTTAGCATGAATTCCTCTGTGCACTAATATCTTATAGTAAACCAATTGAAGGATATGAGATCCTTGTTTGTCAGTTTCAACCTTGTAGTTTGGCTGCTTGGTTGAGGTGgcattgctatgagaattattcAGGAGTGTCACAGAAGTTGGTTATTTGGACAAGTAATGAACACTTTGTATCTCCATGGGGAAAACATGGTTGatcgtgaggaaaattaatgtTCTCTCAAGGGGGTTCTGGAGTCTAGATGACCCATGTTGGATATTTTGTCTTTCTATTGTTAGCAAATGTCTGAGCTAAATGTCACATACTCACATGCATTAGCTCATCTTTGGATCACATGTTATTAGCAGACAAAAATTAATCCAGTATTTGATGTGTGTACTCTGTTGTTCAGTTCTGTAGTTTAATGGAAGTTTGAAGAAACAGAACAAAATTGGACCTGATATACTTTCCTAAGAATGTTCATCAAATATGATGACATCGATTACATTATTAAGTACGAGTATTTCTTTAATTCTACTTTTATTCCAGGAAAATTACAACAATTTTTTTATCCTTTTCGCAGACTATGGGTTGCAGATCATATGCTGAATTTGCTATTCGTCCTAACATGGCTGCATCTGTCGATGTGGTCATGTCATTTCTCAACGATTTGAGTGACACTGTTAGGCATAAAGCTGATGAGGTATTCAAGGGACTGAAGGGGGTGAACTTAATATTGGCATACATAATACACATCGTTATATCCAACCAGTGGTTTCTCTACTTATATCAACCTTTGATGCAGGAATTTAATACTATAAAAGATTTTAAGAGAAGAGTATGTTATGACAAGAGTGTTGATCTTGAACCATGGGATGAGGATTATTTCATTGGAATGATGAAATCATCTGCGCATACTGTGGATCCCTCGGTATGTGCTATTTATCTCAAAGATGTACAATTGTTGAAAGTAATGCTAAATATACTActatttaggtttcttaccatAATATAGGTATTTCCTGTTAAATAATGTATGTAAATACACACTTTGCATAATATATGTTGATAGAAGCTAAATCAAACCTACATTTGGTACTTTATAAGCTAAAAGTATTATGAGGGGAAGAAAACTGAAGTACAGAATCGCTTAATAGTTTCATATATTTAGTCTGAAAAGCTTCATTTTCTGCAGTTGCTTAAATTCTTGAGGACATAAATTTTTACTTGATGTGAGCTATTGTTTTATTTCATTGTTTCCTGCAGGCTACCTTCCCTTCTCTTTTATCCTTTTTGATACTATCTTTTCTTATGTATCAGGTTGTTGCATCGTATTTTCCATTGTCCCAATGCATAAAGGGCTTAAACGTGCTGGTGGAATCATTATTTGGTGCCACATTTCATCAAGTTCCTATGGGGGACGGAGAGTCGTGGCATCCTAATGTGATAAAGCTGTCTCTCCATCACCCTGATGAGGTAATAATGTGCTACCTTTAGAAGATAGTTTTACATAAGTGTAAATTTGCAATTGATGTTCGTACCTGCTCGAAGTTTTGTAATTACTAAATTCAAAATGACAGCCCTTAGAAATAACTTGTGGTTTGTGAAAGGATGGCCAAGTAGGCAAGTACAGCTCTGGTATGTCACACCTAATAGACATTAACAATGCCTATCGATAGTCTGCCCTATAATTATCTGGTCCAAATTAGCAACGAACTTCTATCAAATGGACGGGTCATGCCCTGTTGTTGAGTAGCGTAAATCCCATAGAAACAGTTTATAGTCAGAACTACAAGAAACATAGCAGAAGTCTGTTgcagcattattttctcatgtaTACCATAAATTGGCTACCATAGCATAAAATTGTCTGCTAATGTCACAAATGATTTCAAAGCTATCAGGCACGTATTATGATGTGATAAAGCTCTCTCCATCACCCTGATCGAGTATTTGTATATCTTAATGAATGATCTATTTAAACTTCGAaattatcactccttttttctgTCTTTCTGTAATTCATATATTTTACTCGTCTTGCGCCATAGTATTATGCACACATGTGAATTTAATTAGTTTATAGATGTACATCCTTGTTTTTCTCGATTATCGCATCTTCTCTCTCCCACACTTGTATGCAATGCTCTCATTAACTATCCCCCTCCCCCCTTCCAAGGTACATATATTAAAAAGCATGGTTGTTTTTCTTGTGTTTCTCTTGGTTTTATGATTTTCATGATCATTTTCTTGCTTTTTTCTTGGTTTCATAACGTTCTTAATCCTCGTGCCCACTCAAACACACCTTGTAACATGTCTAATCAACAGGGTGATTTAGGATTTATGTATCTCGATCTCTACTCCAGAAAGGGTAAATACCCAGGATGTGCTCATTTTGCAATCAGAGGGGGCCGGCGATTGTCTGACACGAACTACCAACTTCCAGTATATCCTCGCAATCTCGTATTGGTTATTGTTTATTTTTGCAGTAAAACTATGCTTTTTCCCACAAGGGAGTGGCATCTCAAATTCCATACCACTTAATGGAACTAGATTAATAGATCCCCATCTTGGAAAATTATATAGTTCAAATTCGTACTGCCAGTTCAGTTTATGTCAATCAATTGTGTTCTTGCTTTTCAGATCATTGCATTGGTATGCAACTTCTCGAGTTCTAGGGGATTAACTGCGAGGCTCAACCATTGTGATGTCGAAACTCTTTTCCATGAGTTTGGCCATGCCCTTCATTCTCTGCTATCAAGAACGGTATTTTGCTGGTTCTTCATTCAGGTTATCATACGATTTCTGCATATCTTATCTGGCAGCACATTGATATTTGCAGGAATATCAGCATTTCTCTGGTACTAGAGTTGCTCTCGATGTCGCTGAAACACCCTCAAACCTTTTTGAGTACGTATGACGTGTTAGTAAAAATAGATTCGCAGTTTGACAGTCTATCTAATTATGGCGTATCCAAAACAAACTTCTTTTGCTATTGGACTCTTTACCGATAGTTGAGTGTAATTTCCATTGCAGGTTCTATGCGTGGGACTACCGTGTCTTGAGGACATTTGCTCTAGATGAAACAACTGGTGATCCAATACCAGAAAAGCTGGTAAAGGCACTAAATGCTTCTCGAAACATGTTTCCGGCTACTGACCTCCAGCGACAGGTTTGCTTATATTTCTACTTAGTTTCTTATCACTTCATCAAAGCTGGCCAGTTATGTTTGTTGACCTTGTCCTTGTATTAATTGTGCCACTTTGTGTTATCGTGCCTGTCCCCCAGGTTTTTTATTCTATAATGGACTTAACTTTGTTTGGGGAGCACACATCGAAGCCAGTGGACACAATTTCTGCTGTTGCGGATTTGAAAAGAAAGCACACGAGTTGGAATTATGTAGAAGGCACTCACTGGCATACTCGGTTTTCTCATCTTATAAACTATGGCGCTGGTAGGGGTTTCTAGCTGTCTTCTAGtttcatgaacttttttttcCATCTGGGAAGTTCCATAAACTGATTTGCATGCGATGCTTCTCATAAGGCCATATAACCTCTTATTTAACATTATTGCAGGGTACTATAGCTATCTCTATGCTAGATGTTTTGCCACAACTATATGGCAAGAAGTATGCCAAGGTGATCCATTGTCCCGCAGCACAGGTAGCGCGATTAGGGACAAGTTCTTAAGACATGGTGGGGCTAAGGATCCATCTGCCTTGTTGAAAGATTTTGCAGGTGATTCCGTCATTAAAAACTCTGGCGGCGGAATAATCCCTGACATTAGCTCATTGTGTAAAGAAGTTGGTTTGTGAAATACCACCAAGGGCGCATACTGGGATCATTATTTTTTTACACTGAGGTTGATTAAAGCAAAGGGTCAATAACTCGAAACCAAAGGCAGGAGTGCACGTTGGGAGTTTCAAGAGCTTGATCTCCTGGCCAGGTGCCACAGGATAGCTGAAGGTGTAGAAGATACAGCTGGGATAGTTATATGAGGTTCTTGACAAGGAACTTAGTTGCGATTTCGAGATCCTAAATATATTTCTTGTTCACATATTAGATCAACTGAGTGTATCCTCTCTTACTGATGATCATACTCTAGAAGTCAACTATATATGCTGATGCATGCTGAGAGAATGATCTGTCAGATGTGTTCTTTGAGATCATCCTAGGTTTCACTTCATGGTAACTGATGACACGTATGGGTAGATGGTCTCCCAGAAAGGTCCATTTGTATCGACTTTACCTCAAAATCACCAGCTTCTATAACTTGTCAAACCTTATCGGTGCTTTTGATAACTTCGGTCCAAGTCTAAGCACGTTGAAGCAAATATGCTGTCATGGCAGGGCTTTTATTAAATGACGATTCGATGATATGTGATCCATACGTGAATTGTGCATTGTGAAGATTATGGCTGCTTAGGCTTTATTTTGCTTGTTTGTGATGATGGAATTAATAGATGAATGTGCAGCCTCTCAAAATGTGGGGCATCTGAGGAGCTACACTGTGAACTTGAATTGATATGACCCAAACATCTGGTAGGAAGCTATACACGACCGTATATTTCAAACACCTGTTAGTGACAATGCACTTTAAGGCAGCGAATGTGAAGGCTTGAATTGATATGATCAAGTTTTTTAATAGGGCCTACTTCATTGAGGGAGTGGATGCTCAGAATAGCGCACGAAGGCCCATGTGTTCTGTCTGAAAGCATCCATTGAATGGTTGTTGCAATACATGACATCAAACCTTAGTGTAGTAGTGTTCATATTTAAGTGGGAAGCGAGGTAGAATAGGGTCACAAGTCACAAAGAAGCCACCCTGCACACCTAAGGTCCAAGTAAGGAGCATAGCTTGATCGTCGCTAGGTTCATATAAGCATACACCATGCACGCAATAGGCACACATTTGCACTTGGTTGGATCTACTTTTGCAATACCGACGAGACTCGCAATATCCTAGGACTTGGAAGCATCAGGACTTGTGACTGTACCGACCTAGATTTGTACAGGAGCTAGCAACGCCAGGACGGCCAAGTGGAAAATTAACCTTGCTAGGAGTCTGACCATTGTGGTAGCTCAAATGATAGAGATTGTACTGAGTACCTTGCACTTACCTCCAACCATGACATCTTCGAGGTTCCAATCTCTCTTTACTCTATTAGGTCGTTGGAAAGTACAAGATTGTAAGTGTATGTTCTATTGGCTCAGCTATTGCGCATGCATGTTGCTTCACACTCATGCCTAGTCGGTCTCCCGGAAAGATTTACTTGTATGAGCTTAGCTCACAGTCACCAACTTGTATATCTTGTCCAAACCATGTAGGTGTCGAAGACTTGACATTTGTGTTCACTTTGGCGACTGTGAGCTGATGCATGCATGCTGAGAGAATGATCTATCAGATGCGTTCTTTAAGATCATCGTAGCTTTCACTTCCAATTCCATGGTAATTGATGACACTTATGGCTAGTTGGTCTCCCAGAAAGGCCTATCTGACAGACTTTAGCTCAAAATCACCAACTTTTTTAACTTGTCAAACCATATTTTTGATAACTTCGGTCAAGTCTAAGCACGTCAAAGCAAACATGCGGTCATGACATGCTGACGAGGATTGATCACATGCACAGAGCATGCAAGGGCTTGGCCTCGACGTGAGGTTGTATGTGGTGCACCAAGGCAATTGGTGCTATCGATGCACTGGTCCCCTTGTTAAAAATATTTGTTTTTCTAAAAGTGAATTAACACAACATCAATGTATGTTGTCACAAAAATTCAAATCAAAATTCAAAATATTGCTCGAGATATAAAAATGACAAATTTGGCACTAAATAGTACATAACACAAGCTGGGTTTCAGTTTTGGCCCATTAGCACATTGATGTCAAATTGTCATTTTTGTATCTCGAGCAATATTTTAAATTTTGATCTAAATTTTTGTGACAACATACATTGATGGTGTCAATGCActattttttttggattttttgaaCATTTATTAGTGTGTAATAGGGTCCGGTGCACGAGTAGCACCAATTGCCCTGGTGCACCAGATACGTTGCCGACACGACGCGTCTCTGATGCTTACCAACACAATAATGCGGTTCTGACTCCTCTGAGGTGGTGATGTTACGTGAGGGGTGTTGAAGACCGACGGTGGGATTTGTGCATCCTGACCATAGTATTACTCGTTCATCTTTAGAGGGGAGTTGCACAGGGCTTTATCAAATGATGACGATTGGTCGATATGTGATTGTACATTCTGAAGATTATGTTGAAATATATTGTCCATCTTCCTTCATCAGTTCAGACTTTTGAATGAGTTGGCTGGAGTATGAATTCAGTATGGTATCCGAGTCAAGAGGTCTTGAGGCCTACATCGATAAACGCGAGGGGGAGTGTTGAAATATATTGCCCACCTTCCTCCATCAGTTCAGACTTTTGGATGTGTCATGGatttgtcacagcagatgtcctcgttgaaaggacttagtcgtgaggcccaACACGTCTAATTGGTGGCTTGAGAGGGGTTGaacgggacgagagacgcgaggttttaccctggttcggctcctcacggtggaggtaaaagcctacatcctgcttcattgatattgatgatgatgattacgattacaagggtgctctatctcgagagctatatAATTGTCTGTCTAATCCTAATTTGTCCAATTGATCCAAAACTTCTTCCTCTTGGGGTGCcccgcccctccttatataagttgaaggcgcgggttacatgactagtcctagtaggattaggactagtctatcttctaTTACAagccggatacaagtccaggtcttgcTTCCTTGCAAgggaaatattcctcatgcctttcctcttaagccggtcCACCATAATATTAGTCGGCCTTCCCACGAGCCGCCTTCTGGGCCGTTGGGTTTTGTCGATCGTCTGAACCACCTGCCGGGTCACCACTGAGTCACCAGGCCCGACCAGGTCATCAGTGAGTCGCCAGTCTTCGGGCGGGTTACCGATGAAACGCCAAGTCCCATCCGGGTCATAtctccggccgggtcataccgcgggatACAGTGGCGGATCCAGGAATTGAACTTAGCCGGGGCAAAACATTGAAGGAACACAAAATTTGATTGACAAATGCAAGTCCGCTGAACCAAATCTCATAAAATTCAAATATAAAGCTAGATGCACTCGAAAATTTACATGACCAATGATTCAGAACAGTTTAAGATTCTGGAGAACTAGGTTGTAACCACCTAAAATCACAAAATATAACATAAACGTCACACATAACTACTAACTTGGACTCCCGCTGCTTGAATAATTCATTCCATGGCCCAAAATGAACAACTCCATGACTAATAGATACCTACAACAGGTGAACAAGCTGATATCAATACATGTATTGGAACAAGTAAGCAAATAGTTTGAAACAGATAACAAAAGTAGTTACCCTAAGTCGTAAGTATACGGGGAGGGTTTGGTAGATGGCCTCTACAATCTCTCAAGATGTGAAAATGTTCTATGATCTTCTTGTCATCAATTCTAGCAAATATATCTCGCTCTACATAGCATATCATTCAACCAATCATCAGATATCTTATTTCTCAAATCTGTCTTAATGATATTCATGGCTGAGAAAACTCTTTCAACAGATGCCATCGCTACTGGCAAAGTCAAAGCAAG of the Triticum urartu cultivar G1812 unplaced genomic scaffold, Tu2.1 TuUngrouped_contig_6797, whole genome shotgun sequence genome contains:
- the LOC125531096 gene encoding mitochondrial intermediate peptidase, mitochondrial isoform X2 (The sequence of the model RefSeq protein was modified relative to this genomic sequence to represent the inferred CDS: added 64 bases not found in genome assembly), yielding MLRAAAAARRAAVAAFSTSAARPETGLYGFDVLRTAKGFRRFVDEAIQRSDELVAHIAQLPPASDIVRTMDEISNTVCSVIDSAELCRNTHPDREFAEEADKASMRIYEHLQYLNTNTTLYNAILKAESEGALLSEESRKAANNLRVDFEKGGIHLPKDKLERVNQLNLAIAHLGRKFNENVMNKPGFVDIYPASRIPRNIQHNFKPISRFKPRGVEEQSNAMNATRQKGVRIVTDSGSVSSALRWASDEEVRRQVYVVGNSEPRENIGVLDELIDARDEFAKTMGCRSYAEFAIRPNMAASVDVVMSFLNDLSDTVRHKADEEFNTIKDFKRRVCYDKSVDLEPWDEDYFIGMMKSSAHTVDPSVVASYFPLSQCIKGLNVLVESLFGATFHQVPMGDGESWHPNVIKLSLHHPDEGDLGFMYLDLYSRKGKYPGCAHFAIRGGRRLSDTNYQLPIIALVCNFSSSRGLTARLNHCDVETLFHEFGHALHSLLSRTEYQHFSGTRVALDVAETPSNLFEFYAWDYRVLRTFALDETTGDPIPEKLVKALNASRNMFPATDLQRQVFYSIMDLTLFGEHTSKPVDTISAVADLKRKHTSWNYVEGTHWHTRFSHLINYGAGYYSYLYARCFATTIWQEVCQDFAGDSVIKNSGGGIIPDISSLCKEVGL
- the LOC125531096 gene encoding mitochondrial intermediate peptidase, mitochondrial isoform X1 (The sequence of the model RefSeq protein was modified relative to this genomic sequence to represent the inferred CDS: added 64 bases not found in genome assembly) — its product is MLRAAAAARRAAVAAFSTSAARPETGLYGFDVLRTAKGFRRFVDEAIQRSDELVAHIAQLPPASDIVRTMDEISNTVCSVIDSAELCRNTHPDREFAEEADKASMRIYEHLQYLNTNTTLYNAILKAESEGALLSEESRKAANNLRVDFEKGGIHLPKDKLERVNQLNLAIAHLGRKFNENVMNKPGFVDIYPASRIPRNIQHNFKPISRFKPRGVEEQSNAMNATRQKGVRIVTDSGSVSSALRWASDEEVRRQVYVVGNSEPRENIGVLDELIDARDEFAKTMGCRSYAEFAIRPNMAASVDVVMSFLNDLSDTVRHKADEEFNTIKDFKRRVCYDKSVDLEPWDEDYFIGMMKSSAHTVDPSVVASYFPLSQCIKGLNVLVESLFGATFHQVPMGDGESWHPNVIKLSLHHPDEGDLGFMYLDLYSRKGKYPGCAHFAIRGGRRLSDTNYQLPIIALVCNFSSSRGLTARLNHCDVETLFHEFGHALHSLLSRTEYQHFSGTRVALDVAETPSNLFEFYAWDYRVLRTFALDETTGDPIPEKLVKALNASRNMFPATDLQRQVFYSIMDLTLFGEHTSKPVDTISAVADLKRKHTSWNYVEGTHWHTRFSHLINYGAGYYSYLYARCFATTIWQEVCQGDPLSRSTGSAIRDKFLRHGGAKDPSALLKDFAGDSVIKNSGGGIIPDISSLCKEVGL